A genomic window from Acidobacteriota bacterium includes:
- a CDS encoding glycosyltransferase family 9 protein, producing the protein MRLLILRTSALGDIVHCLPVLSALRRHAPQAHIGWVLERTWIPLLEDHALIDEILPVATKQWRKRGRLGQSVGEILATRRRLREFRADAVLDLMGTHKSGVLARFSGCRRRIGLRKEDRREPSSALWINHPVPARGVHAVDRALSVLAGLDSTFEQALEGSEAVDFRGELLLPEPPPEAARLLSEAPDNLAVILPGTAWGNKTYPAERWGEVARLLRDSVGLTPWVPAGPGEEPLAQSVADASDGAARALGLVDLPTLAALCRRSRLVLGGDTGPTHLAHAVGAPVLELMGPTDPSTHGPYAAPHRALARRLPCSFCHKRFGETKACLWVLSPAEVAARAVELLEDGSGGGDSSN; encoded by the coding sequence ATGCGATTGCTCATCCTGCGCACCAGCGCCCTGGGGGATATCGTCCACTGCCTGCCGGTGCTCAGCGCTCTGCGCCGTCACGCCCCCCAGGCGCATATCGGCTGGGTGCTGGAGCGCACCTGGATCCCGCTGCTCGAAGATCACGCACTGATCGACGAGATCCTGCCCGTGGCCACCAAGCAATGGCGCAAGCGGGGCCGGCTGGGGCAGAGCGTGGGGGAGATCCTCGCCACCCGTCGCCGGCTGCGGGAGTTCCGGGCCGACGCAGTGCTGGACCTCATGGGGACCCACAAATCCGGCGTCCTCGCCCGCTTCTCCGGCTGCCGCCGGCGCATCGGCCTGCGGAAAGAAGACCGCCGAGAGCCCTCCAGCGCCCTGTGGATCAACCACCCGGTGCCGGCCCGGGGTGTCCACGCGGTGGACCGGGCGCTGTCGGTGCTCGCTGGCCTGGACTCAACCTTCGAGCAGGCCCTGGAAGGCTCGGAAGCGGTGGATTTCCGCGGTGAGTTGCTCTTGCCGGAGCCCCCGCCGGAGGCAGCTCGTCTCCTTTCCGAGGCTCCCGACAACCTGGCCGTGATCCTCCCCGGCACCGCCTGGGGCAACAAGACCTATCCGGCGGAGCGCTGGGGCGAGGTGGCCCGCCTGCTCCGAGATTCCGTCGGTCTGACCCCCTGGGTACCGGCGGGGCCTGGAGAAGAGCCCCTGGCCCAAAGCGTCGCCGACGCCAGCGACGGCGCCGCCCGCGCCCTCGGCCTGGTGGACCTGCCCACCCTCGCCGCTCTCTGCCGGCGTTCCCGCCTGGTCCTCGGCGGCGACACCGGCCCCACCCACCTGGCCCACGCCGTCGGCGCCCCGGTGCTCGAGCTCATGGGTCCCACCGACCCCTCCACCCACGGCCCCTACGCCGCCCCCCACCGCGCCCTCGCCCGCCGCCTGCCCTGCAGCTTCTGCCACAAGCGCTTCGGCGAGACCAAGGCCTGCCTGTGGGTGCTCTCCCCGGCGGAGGTGGCGGCGCGGGCGGTGGAGCTGCTGGAAGACGGCTCCGGCGGAGGCGACTCCTCCAACTGA
- a CDS encoding RHS repeat-associated core domain-containing protein — protein sequence MHWKQPLPDPSRLARRATLLLSLLLWALPVLWTLPAAAEFPSQESGYSQNATFALSGVDDVNLFNGNLLLNLPLGQAYPAGGGLSYGFSLRYNSNRAWEPRESPHICIREFMGDDVDVPIDIFDPQPTNAGPGWEVAFGELEGPSGAPSPGVRWKYLSPDGAEREFFPNLHPPATAYGNAHYTVDGTFLRLQSEPAGCLNLAAGQRTGCTMLLEMPDGTVHRFEDADGGGETWRITRIESPSPLINAVDFTYLPDEWQISDGWRTHKVFFTDGRISSIEVAVFNGLRETYDFEYTNHTVRRHRFDFDWYQARCIDGTAPDDPEYLTVPLLTRVVQPDDSYYEMDYYTEDLFHGGDGMAAGIQTLRLWTGLHYEWKYAITNFRYQQGPAHLQPRAASLAYGVTSKEVYGFTPSGGPRVDYGTWQYLLDRASVQAPGDLQPPNNTSLEPCYHQATVIDPLGNYQVHYLLTADLGFEYQQNRPYTVCDPQTGAFQGDPNTGEPGPGPFLSQEIFDASGTKLREVWVDYESDGVGSGSPFHHEQRMTYRATVFLDDGGRVQEVAYSDFDGLGNARLKVEDGDFPLGRNRRETFTSFNSGRAYADPPPPASAPWVLGLYDQMEVIEGDGSEGHSARTLFCFEDATGFLQGTRSLKANAPGTGDVVRRYQRDSRGQTTSETVYGGDGQSLADATCAAGAVAGRNPVYETRHSYQYGSLKKSEVMDGSAVVLVQQDQDIDQNTGLPSHRRDASGVETTLHFDPVGRLSRELRQGSFATQHRYFYPQVGQDPNASLQHEVRQCAEGEQTCPGAPEQLTRRLQRYDRLGRLSYEERRVPESSGLTTRSRQWVYNDLGWLLKSTVWGDASQFIEYRLHDAFGRPGEVVQPDGSTRTLGYTGERVRSEAVQVASETGLVTRTVTQHFDARGRLVKVVEPSGPSGGDVATTYEYDEGNRLIRACVDDGDGTPGNGCSGQERLFDYDDRGFLVQERNPEIGCAGNGTLDYTYDPRGNALSRTYSMAGCAAGAADLSATFRYDPAGRLTQMRDAQGQLLKELFYARHNVGADLRKGKLVQTKRHNVVPVFAVDPWLDPEDIVITETYAYAGRGGRVSSYSVRGSRGNQDPSFTLEITGYDDLGNVTGLRYPDCQHSPCAGEGGRTLSFGYAEDYLTSISGYLSSVNYHPTGLLDTLTHANGVADEHDLDPADGARLGSLAITGVADGEDWSSGTFAYDPAGNITALGSESFAYDRGLRLTRGTFWADRGKTDSRTQELSYDVFGNLTEMETTDDGVRPIGVSSTTNRITSHSASYDVAGNAATLWGGYAYTFDAAGRMLFLDGGPGLRRSYLYTAGDERVAVLDLNASTQSWTVRGVSSQVLSRFEGPFGALADPIEWQKDYVRAGSRAVARVTDQGTEHLHLDHLGSTRMITGGAGGNELVAFLSYYPFGQNTADPVPGDESFQFTGHERDDNGGGLVGDLDYMHARYYHPMFGKFLSIDPVDADPRRPQSWNAYRYASNRPLTRVDPDGKDDLDWKYYMSEEEIQATYRAQQETMARLRIEDPERYRQIRRLEKTIGAGLIVSLTLPASVAIGGAVGGTAGAATLLEAAAVGLVSGGILGAIKGDDGDHFVGAVQGAAAGSASGLIPGKNPFMDLLRSVTAGLFGFLINDPPEQITAEIRAVGNDIYRITGSDGSAIIVQGAELREEIRKAEEARNAAQDGGDDDPYEPDDH from the coding sequence ATGCATTGGAAGCAACCCCTCCCCGATCCCTCGCGACTGGCTCGCCGGGCCACGCTACTGCTGAGCCTTTTGCTCTGGGCCTTGCCCGTGCTGTGGACGCTGCCTGCGGCGGCGGAATTCCCCAGCCAGGAGTCGGGCTACTCGCAGAACGCCACCTTCGCCCTCTCCGGGGTGGACGACGTCAACCTATTCAACGGCAATCTCCTGCTCAACCTGCCTCTGGGCCAGGCCTATCCCGCCGGTGGCGGCCTGAGCTACGGCTTCTCGCTGCGCTACAACTCCAATCGCGCCTGGGAGCCTCGGGAGTCGCCCCACATCTGCATTCGGGAGTTCATGGGCGACGACGTGGATGTTCCCATCGACATCTTCGATCCCCAGCCCACCAACGCGGGGCCGGGTTGGGAGGTGGCTTTCGGGGAGCTGGAGGGTCCCTCCGGGGCGCCCTCGCCGGGGGTACGGTGGAAGTACCTCAGCCCCGACGGCGCCGAGCGGGAGTTCTTTCCCAACCTGCATCCGCCGGCCACCGCCTACGGCAACGCCCACTACACCGTCGACGGCACCTTCCTGCGCCTGCAAAGCGAGCCCGCTGGCTGCCTCAACTTGGCCGCCGGGCAGCGCACCGGCTGCACCATGCTCCTGGAGATGCCCGACGGCACGGTGCACCGCTTCGAGGACGCCGACGGAGGGGGCGAGACGTGGCGCATCACCCGCATCGAATCGCCCTCGCCGTTGATCAACGCCGTCGACTTCACCTATCTGCCCGATGAATGGCAGATCTCCGACGGCTGGCGCACCCACAAGGTCTTCTTCACCGACGGACGCATCTCGTCCATCGAGGTCGCCGTGTTCAACGGTCTGCGGGAGACCTATGACTTCGAATACACCAACCACACCGTTCGCCGCCATCGCTTCGATTTCGACTGGTACCAGGCTCGCTGCATCGACGGCACGGCGCCGGACGATCCCGAGTATCTGACCGTTCCCTTGCTCACCCGGGTGGTGCAGCCGGACGACAGCTACTACGAGATGGACTATTACACCGAGGATCTCTTCCACGGCGGCGACGGCATGGCCGCGGGCATCCAGACCCTGCGCCTGTGGACCGGTCTGCACTACGAGTGGAAATACGCCATCACCAACTTCCGCTACCAGCAGGGGCCGGCCCATCTACAGCCGCGGGCCGCCAGCCTGGCCTACGGTGTGACCAGCAAGGAAGTCTACGGCTTCACCCCCAGCGGCGGTCCGCGGGTGGACTACGGCACCTGGCAATATTTGCTGGATCGGGCGTCGGTGCAGGCTCCCGGCGATCTCCAGCCGCCCAATAACACCAGCCTCGAGCCGTGCTACCACCAGGCGACGGTGATCGATCCCCTGGGCAACTATCAGGTGCACTACCTGCTCACCGCGGATCTCGGCTTCGAATACCAGCAGAACCGGCCCTACACCGTCTGCGATCCTCAGACCGGAGCCTTCCAGGGGGATCCCAACACCGGCGAGCCGGGACCGGGCCCCTTCCTCTCTCAAGAGATCTTCGACGCCTCCGGCACCAAGCTGCGGGAGGTGTGGGTCGACTACGAGAGTGACGGTGTCGGGAGTGGCTCGCCCTTCCACCACGAGCAGCGCATGACCTATCGGGCGACGGTGTTCCTGGACGATGGTGGCCGGGTCCAGGAGGTGGCCTACTCCGACTTCGACGGCTTGGGCAACGCCCGGCTGAAGGTGGAGGATGGCGACTTTCCTTTGGGTCGCAACCGCCGGGAGACCTTCACCAGCTTCAATTCCGGCCGTGCTTACGCCGACCCGCCGCCGCCGGCCTCAGCTCCCTGGGTCCTCGGCCTCTACGACCAGATGGAGGTCATCGAGGGGGACGGCTCGGAGGGCCACTCCGCGCGCACCCTCTTCTGCTTCGAGGATGCCACCGGTTTTCTGCAGGGCACTCGTAGCCTGAAGGCGAATGCTCCAGGGACCGGGGACGTGGTGCGGCGCTACCAGCGGGACAGCCGCGGCCAGACCACCTCGGAGACGGTCTACGGCGGCGACGGTCAGAGCCTGGCGGACGCCACCTGCGCCGCCGGTGCGGTGGCCGGGCGCAATCCCGTCTACGAAACTCGCCACAGTTACCAATATGGCTCGCTGAAGAAGAGCGAGGTGATGGACGGCTCGGCGGTTGTGCTGGTGCAGCAGGATCAGGACATCGATCAGAACACCGGCCTGCCGAGTCATCGCCGCGACGCCTCGGGAGTGGAGACGACGCTGCACTTCGATCCCGTAGGCCGCCTCAGCCGCGAGCTGCGGCAGGGCTCCTTCGCCACCCAGCATCGCTACTTCTACCCGCAGGTGGGGCAGGACCCCAACGCTTCTCTGCAGCACGAGGTGCGCCAATGCGCCGAAGGGGAGCAGACCTGCCCCGGCGCGCCGGAGCAGCTCACCCGCAGGTTGCAGCGTTACGACCGCCTGGGCCGCCTGAGCTACGAGGAACGGCGGGTGCCGGAGTCCTCCGGCCTCACTACCCGCAGCCGCCAGTGGGTCTACAACGACCTCGGCTGGTTGCTCAAGTCGACGGTGTGGGGCGATGCGTCCCAATTCATCGAGTACCGGCTCCACGACGCCTTCGGCCGCCCCGGCGAGGTGGTGCAGCCCGACGGCAGCACCCGGACCCTCGGCTACACCGGTGAGCGGGTGCGCAGCGAGGCGGTGCAAGTGGCGAGCGAGACCGGCTTGGTGACCCGCACCGTCACCCAGCACTTCGACGCCCGCGGCCGCCTGGTGAAGGTGGTGGAGCCCTCCGGCCCCAGCGGCGGCGATGTCGCCACCACCTACGAATACGACGAGGGGAATCGCCTGATCCGTGCCTGCGTCGACGACGGGGACGGCACGCCGGGGAACGGCTGCTCCGGCCAGGAGCGCCTCTTCGACTACGACGACCGGGGCTTCCTGGTCCAGGAGCGCAATCCGGAGATCGGCTGCGCCGGCAACGGCACCCTCGACTACACCTACGACCCGCGGGGCAACGCCCTATCCCGAACCTACTCCATGGCCGGTTGTGCGGCGGGGGCGGCGGATCTGAGCGCCACCTTCCGCTATGACCCCGCCGGCCGCCTGACCCAGATGCGGGACGCCCAGGGGCAGTTGCTCAAGGAGCTCTTCTACGCCCGCCACAACGTCGGCGCCGACCTGCGCAAGGGCAAGCTGGTGCAGACCAAGCGCCACAACGTGGTGCCGGTCTTCGCCGTCGATCCGTGGCTCGATCCGGAGGACATCGTGATCACCGAGACCTACGCCTACGCCGGGCGCGGTGGCCGGGTCTCCAGCTACTCGGTGCGCGGCAGCCGCGGCAACCAGGACCCGAGCTTCACGCTGGAGATCACTGGGTATGACGATCTGGGCAATGTCACCGGCCTGCGGTATCCAGACTGCCAGCACTCTCCCTGCGCCGGAGAGGGCGGTAGGACGCTGAGCTTCGGCTACGCCGAGGACTATCTGACCTCCATCTCCGGCTATCTCAGCTCGGTGAACTACCATCCCACCGGGTTGTTGGACACCCTGACCCACGCCAACGGCGTAGCCGACGAGCACGATCTGGATCCCGCCGACGGTGCCCGTCTGGGCAGTCTCGCCATCACCGGCGTCGCCGACGGCGAGGATTGGAGCAGCGGCACCTTCGCCTACGACCCGGCGGGCAACATCACCGCCCTGGGTAGCGAGAGCTTCGCCTACGACCGGGGACTGCGTCTGACCCGCGGCACCTTCTGGGCGGACCGGGGCAAGACTGATTCCCGTACCCAGGAGCTCTCCTACGACGTCTTCGGCAACCTTACCGAGATGGAGACCACCGACGACGGCGTGCGGCCCATCGGGGTGAGCTCCACCACCAACCGCATCACCTCCCACAGCGCCAGCTACGACGTGGCGGGCAACGCGGCGACCCTGTGGGGCGGCTACGCTTACACCTTCGACGCCGCCGGTCGGATGCTCTTCCTGGACGGTGGCCCGGGCCTACGCCGTTCCTATCTCTACACCGCCGGCGATGAGCGGGTGGCGGTGCTGGACCTCAACGCCAGCACTCAGAGCTGGACCGTGCGGGGAGTGAGCAGCCAGGTACTGAGCCGCTTCGAAGGCCCCTTCGGCGCTCTCGCCGATCCCATCGAATGGCAGAAAGACTATGTGCGCGCCGGCTCCCGGGCGGTAGCACGGGTCACCGACCAAGGCACCGAGCATCTGCACCTGGATCATCTGGGGAGCACCCGCATGATCACCGGCGGTGCCGGGGGCAACGAGCTGGTGGCCTTCCTCAGCTACTACCCCTTCGGCCAGAACACCGCCGATCCGGTGCCCGGGGACGAGAGCTTCCAATTCACCGGCCACGAGCGGGACGACAACGGTGGTGGCCTGGTGGGCGATCTCGACTACATGCACGCCCGCTACTACCACCCGATGTTCGGGAAGTTCTTGAGCATCGATCCCGTCGATGCGGATCCGCGCCGCCCCCAGAGCTGGAATGCCTACCGCTATGCGAGCAATCGGCCCTTGACCCGGGTCGATCCAGACGGCAAGGACGACTTGGACTGGAAATACTACATGTCCGAGGAGGAGATTCAGGCGACCTATCGGGCGCAGCAAGAGACCATGGCTCGTTTGAGGATCGAAGACCCAGAGCGCTACCGACAGATTCGACGTCTCGAAAAGACCATCGGCGCAGGGTTGATTGTCAGTCTTACCTTGCCGGCTTCTGTAGCTATCGGCGGAGCTGTCGGTGGAACTGCCGGTGCAGCTACGCTGCTCGAGGCAGCAGCTGTGGGCTTGGTCAGCGGCGGGATCCTCGGGGCTATCAAGGGAGATGACGGTGATCATTTCGTCGGTGCTGTGCAAGGTGCTGCTGCGGGATCAGCTTCCGGCCTCATCCCTGGGAAAAATCCATTCATGGACCTCTTGCGGAGCGTCACAGCTGGGTTGTTCGGATTCCTGATCAATGATCCGCCGGAACAGATAACCGCCGAGATCAGGGCCGTTGGTAATGACATCTACCGAATTACCGGCTCCGACGGCTCCGCAATCATCGTCCAGGGGGCTGAGCTTCGGGAAGAGATTCGCAAAGCAGAGGAGGCCCGCAACGCCGCGCAGGATGGTGGAGATGATGATCCCTACGAGCCCGACGACCACTGA